A genomic window from Gossypium hirsutum isolate 1008001.06 chromosome D10, Gossypium_hirsutum_v2.1, whole genome shotgun sequence includes:
- the LOC107916449 gene encoding BOI-related E3 ubiquitin-protein ligase 1, with translation MAVEARNMNLFPPQLIPNGDFMKGYQGSGNIHNTQMQQEVSQIFPTVYQSLVRDPISAKADSGVTYNMNIPVSAPRKRPRDSYSYTVARKNEFCGVSSVLDDDIFSQIQKQQQQEIDRFIAQHTEKVRLEVEERRKRQSRMLITAIQEGVMKKLKEKDEEIQRMGKLNWVLQERVKSLYLENQLWRDLAQTNEATANSLRTNLEQVLAHVGEERHASGGGAAALADDVESSCGSSDEGWRKVVVPPTQPQDTTAAVVGNGNNNGRKCSKCGEKESSVLLLPCRHLCLCTMCGSTLVGTCPVCDSVTNASVHVNMS, from the exons ATGGCAGTCGAAGCTCGTAATATGAATCTTTTCCCTCCTCAGTTAATCCCTAATGG AGATTTTATGAAAGGTTATCAAGGGAGTGGAAATATACACAATACCCAGATGCAGCAAGAAGTTTCACAGATTTTTCCTACAGTTTATCAGTCGCTTGTACGTGATCCGATTTCAGCCAAAGCTGATAGTGGGGTTACTTATAATATGAATATCCCAGTCTCGGCCCCAAGGAAAAGGCCTAGGGATTCATATTCATACACAGTTGCTCGAAAGAACGAATTTTGTGGGGTTTCTTCTGTTCTTGACGATGATATCTTTTCCCAGAtccaaaaacaacaacaacaagaaaTCGACCGTTTCATTGCTCAACAT ACAGAAAAAGTGAGGTTGGAGGTTGAAGAAAGGAGGAAGAGGCAATCGAGGATGTTGATTACAGCGATCCAAGAAGGGGTTATGAAGAAACTGAAGGAAAAAGATGAAGAGATACAAAGAATGGGGAAACTGAACTGGGTTCTTCAAGAAAGAGTGAAAAGCCTGTATTTAGAGAACCAACTGTGGAGGGACTTGGCGCAAACGAACGAAGCCACCGCCAATTCCTTACGCACCAATCTAGAACAAGTCCTTGCCCACGTCGGCGAGGAACGTCACGCCAGCGGCGGAGGTGCGGCCGCGTTGGCCGACGACGTGGAATCTAGCTGTGGAAGCAGCGACGAAGGGTGGCGCAAGGTGGTGGTGCCGCCTACTCAGCCACAGGATACGACGGCAGCGGTGGTTGGGAACGGTAATAATAATGGAAGGAAGTGTAGCAAGTGTGGGGAGAAAGAGTCAAGTGTGCTGTTGCTGCCATGCAGGCATCTCTGTCTCTGTACAATGTGTGGGTCCACTCTGGTAGGCACTTGCCCTGTTTGTGACTCTGTCACCAATGCCAGTGTTCATGTTAACATGTCttga
- the LOC107916447 gene encoding fe(2+) transport protein 1: protein MASLLVKIFSIFFIIICIFTPQALSVVPEECKTETDGCTNKEKALPLKIIAIFSILIASIIGVCSPLFTRSVPALNPERSLFVIVKCFASGIILATGFMHVLPDSFDMLTSKCLKENPWHKFPFTGFVAMLSAIVTLIVDSVATSIYSKKSNNEVIPEVASPAGGTQQDMAVVNVGHFHGHHHGLKPAQGAVDQQLLRNRVIAMVLELGIVVHSVVIGLSLGASNNTCTIKGLVAALCFHQMFEGMGLGGCILQAEYKAMKKFTMAFFFSVTTPFGTALGIALSNTYKDNSPTALITEGLLNASSAGLLIYMALVDLLSAEFMGQKLQGSIKLQIKCYAAVLLGAGFMSLMAKWA from the exons ATGGCTTCTTTACTTGTCAAGATTTTTTCtatcttcttcatcatcatctgCATCTTCACACCACAAGCACTTTCAGTAGTACCAGAGGAATGTAAAACCGAAACCGATGGCTGCACCAACAAGGAAAAGGCCTTACCCCTTAAGATCATAGCCATTTTCTCCATATTGATCGCTAGTATTATCGGTGTATGTTCGCCTTTATTCACACGTTCGGTCCCAGCTCTTAATCCCGAAAGAAGTTTATTTGTGATCGTCAAGTGCTTCGCATCAGGGATTATTCTGGCTACTGGTTTCATGCACGTTTTACCGGACTCTTTTGACATGTTAACATCTAAGTGCTTGAAAGAGAATCCATGGCACAAGTTTCCCTTCACAGGGTTCGTCGCCATGTTATCCGCAATCGTGACTTTAATAGTGGATTCCGTGGCTACATCGATATACAGCAAGAAAAGCAACAATGAGGTTATCCCAGAAGTTGCATCACCTGCTGGGGGTACACAACAGGACATGGCTGTGGTGAATGTTGGACACTTTCATGGTCATCATCATGGTTTAAAGCCCGCACAAGGAGCTGTAGATCAACAATTGTTGCGGAATCGTGTGATCGCCATG GTGTTAGAATTGGGGATTGTAGTTCACTCAGTGGTGATAGGGCTATCACTAGGAGCTTCAAACAATACTTGCACCATTAAAGGTCTAGTGGCAGCCCTTTGCTTCCATCAAATGTTTGAAGGGATGGGTCTTGGAGGTTGCATTCTTCAG GCCGAGTACAAAGCTATGAAGAAGTTTACCATGGCGTTCTTCTTCTCCGTAACGACCCCATTCGGAACAGCACTGGGAATTGCTTTATCCAATACATACAAAGACAACAGCCCAACAGCCTTGATCACAGAAGGGTTGCTAAATGCATCGTCGGCCGGGCTTTTGATTTACATGGCTTTAGTTGATCTTCTTTCAGCAGAGTTCATGGGACAAAAGTTGCAGGGTAGTATTAAGCTCCAAATAAAGTGCTATGCTGCAGTTCTTCTGGGTGCTGGTTTTATGTCCCTCATGGCCAAATGGGCTTGA